A window of Candidatus Nomurabacteria bacterium genomic DNA:
CAGGGTTTGGAACTTTTGTACCAGGACCGTAAGGGATGTCTATCAGTATATGTGATATGCCCATCGATACTTTCTTTGCGATTATACTGACAAGCAATTTCTGAAATGATTGAACGTGTAAACCTCTTTCAACAGTGATCAAAACATCATCCGCAGGTGATAATTTCAATGCGCCTCCCCAAACCATACATGATCCAGTTTTCCTAACTGTATCCATAAGTTGATCATTGTTTAGAGCGACAGGCATTACTACCTCCAATATATCTGTCGTACCGGCGGGTGTCGTTATAGCTCTTGTGGAGGTGTTTGGGATTACCAGGTCGAATGACGCGATAATTGGAACTAGCAACGGAGTTACTCCTTTTGCTGCTACTCCACCTATCGAGTGCTTATCTACAACCATATTTCCATTATTGCGGATATTTCTAAAATCCATGATATCTCCAGCATTTGCCATACCTTTAATGGTAGATAGTACCTCCTCATCATTGAATCCCGGATTGAAGAATGTCGCCATAAAATATGCTATCTCTACCTCGCGGATCTTCCTATCGGATATATCCTTTGTAATTACTGCTAATTCGTGCTCTGTCAACCGCTCACCTAATAGTTTTTTCTTGATATATTCGATCGATTCGGGCCTTTCCATTACAGATATCGCGATGACGGTATCATTTGGGAGAGTGTATTTGGTCCATATCTCCTCATATACCCCTACTACACCAGGAGGTATCTCAGTATCAGTGATCTCAACCACAGCGAATATTGCGATCTCACCAGAATCGAAATTCACTATGTCAGCTTGATTTATACCTTCTCTCTGAGCATCTGTAGCATTAAGTACTATTGTCGGAGAATCTCCAGTTTCTCTATCTAATTTTAATGAATTGAGGTAAAGTGCCATGAAATAAAGATGTCAATTTATACTAGAACAACCACTGATATTCCTTTTGGATAGCCCCCTGTATCTCTTCGGGCTTAAGGATACCGATCTCAGTGATATAGCCTGTTATTAGCTGTCTGTTCACAAGTTCAAACGCTGGATTTACCATCTTCAATCCCTCAGGAGCGTCTTGCCAAAGTTCTCTTGCATCCCTCATCTCGATCTCAATTGGTCTATAAGCAGTTGATATATCTGTCTTTAGGATCGAACCCACGACATATATTGGTTTGCTTGCATAATAAGCTGCTAATGCAACTCCCCAACTACCGATCTTGTTTATGGTATCACCTTGGATGGTGATCTCATCACAACCGATGAAGACGACATCCGTATTTCTCACACCACGACCAATTATGAAGGATTCAACAGCACTATCAGCTATCATCGTAGTGTCAACTCCTGCATCTAACAAATTCTTGGCTGTGATGCGACCTTGAAATAATGGTCTAGTTTCGGTACAAACAGCTGAGAAGTTATCTATCCGTTTTGATTGATTGATGATGATCTTCTCTGCAGTGGAGGAGTGGCAATGTGTCACAACTTCGTCTACCCCACCTAGAATAGCCGTGCTGTTTTCGACGATCTTGTCTTTGGCCTGTTGGATGAATAGAAGATATTCTGCTACTAGTTCGTCTACCTTGCTTATCGCAGTTGCAGTATCATCCATGCCTGGATGCTTGATACGGATCATGTTCATAACGAATTTGACACCATTCTTTGCTAAGGGCTCATTTGGCCTAGCATTTGCCAAGATATAACCTGTCTTTTCCAGATCGAGTAGGAATTCATGATACGGTTTGTCGGATGGATATTGTGATAAGAATAGCTTTAGGCCCTCAAAAGTAGCTAAAGCTACATTGGTTGCACCTTGTATCTTTATCTCTTTGATATCCTTGATCACCTGCTCTACAGAAGTATATTTTGAGAAATCTAGTGATGACATGAGTATTCGTAAATGATCTAATTCGATATCTATACTACCAAAGATCGATATAAAATCCACCCTAATCTAATTCAACTACCTCCTCATGTATAGGAACATGAGCATTGAGACGCAATTCCTCCAGGACATTAGCCGCAAAGCCTTCGGCAACTGTTTCTTCACCATGAACAATAAATACTTGTCTCGGAGAATGTCCAAATGCCCTCAACCAATACATAAGATCTCGCATATCTGCATGAGCAGAGAATCCACCCAACGTATGTACCTTGGCATATACATCAACTTTGTGACCCTTAAGATTTACCTGTGGTTCACCATCCAAGATGGCCCTACCCAGTGTACCTTTCACCTGATAGCCTACAAAGATCACATGCGTATTCTTTTTTGATAAGTTATTATCCAGATGATGGATTATCCTACCTCCATTACACATGCCACTTCCTGCCATGATCACAACACCTGATCTAGTGGCTAATCTCTTTGAATCATCAACACTTGAGATCATCTTGAAATCAGGAAAGGAGAATGGATCATCTCCCTTCTCTAATAATCTTCTTGCATCCTCATCATAAAATGTAGGATATCTCTTGAATACATCAGTGGCTTGTAATGCCATTGGACTATCAAGATAGACCGGCATACTATCGATCAGTTTATTCTCATAAAAAAGATTCAATTCGTAGATGACTTCCTGAGCTCTCTCTATAGCAAATGTTGGTATGATCACATTTCCATGATCCTTCTGGGCTTCTTTGAGTACAGTAAGGAACTCTAGGATCGTTTCATCCTTGCTCTTATGGATACGATTACCATATGTTGACTCTACCAAAACATAATCAGCTTCTCTAATAAGATCCGGATCACGCACGATCCTCTGCCCTGGTTGTCCGAGATCACCTGAAAAGACGATCTTACGAATACGTCCAAGTGCATTTTTTACCCATAGCTCGATCATAGCACTACCTAAGATATGTCCGGCATCTCTCATTCGGAATTCCACACCTTCCTTCAGATTTATTGAATTACCATAGGGATACACATCAAATCTCTCGATCGTTCTCATTACGTCATCCAGATCAAACAGGGGTTTGTTAACATTCGCTCCACCTCCCTTTTCTCCGGAACTTTTATGGACAGCCATCCATCTCGTATATTCCTCTTCCTGTAGTTTTGCAGCATCTTGTAAAATGATATCTGCCAGATCCCTTGATGGTTGGGTGGATAAGATCCTACCCTTAAAGCCCTGTTTTACCAACAGTGGCAACCTTCCGACATGATCATAGTGCGCATGAGTCAAAATAACATAATCGATCTCTGCTGGATCAAAGGGAAAAGGTGCCCTATTCA
This region includes:
- a CDS encoding MBL fold metallo-hydrolase, which translates into the protein MIKLQFCGAARTVTGSCHYLDTGNLKILIDCGAFQGSDELEDMNRAPFPFDPAEIDYVILTHAHYDHVGRLPLLVKQGFKGRILSTQPSRDLADIILQDAAKLQEEEYTRWMAVHKSSGEKGGGANVNKPLFDLDDVMRTIERFDVYPYGNSINLKEGVEFRMRDAGHILGSAMIELWVKNALGRIRKIVFSGDLGQPGQRIVRDPDLIREADYVLVESTYGNRIHKSKDETILEFLTVLKEAQKDHGNVIIPTFAIERAQEVIYELNLFYENKLIDSMPVYLDSPMALQATDVFKRYPTFYDEDARRLLEKGDDPFSFPDFKMISSVDDSKRLATRSGVVIMAGSGMCNGGRIIHHLDNNLSKKNTHVIFVGYQVKGTLGRAILDGEPQVNLKGHKVDVYAKVHTLGGFSAHADMRDLMYWLRAFGHSPRQVFIVHGEETVAEGFAANVLEELRLNAHVPIHEEVVELD
- a CDS encoding thymidine phosphorylase; the encoded protein is MALYLNSLKLDRETGDSPTIVLNATDAQREGINQADIVNFDSGEIAIFAVVEITDTEIPPGVVGVYEEIWTKYTLPNDTVIAISVMERPESIEYIKKKLLGERLTEHELAVITKDISDRKIREVEIAYFMATFFNPGFNDEEVLSTIKGMANAGDIMDFRNIRNNGNMVVDKHSIGGVAAKGVTPLLVPIIASFDLVIPNTSTRAITTPAGTTDILEVVMPVALNNDQLMDTVRKTGSCMVWGGALKLSPADDVLITVERGLHVQSFQKLLVSIIAKKVSMGISHILIDIPYGPGTKVPNPDDVEVLKRGFIDLFSKVGITCEVYSRMVCSPDGYGIGPALEIRDILRVYERDELRPRGLEETALRMAGQLLEMTGTVENGKGFESAREKLDSGAALEKFWEIAETQGATKRINSSEIELGEYQDTLKAPKSGKIEVVDNKEIVKVARALGNPYIKNAGIFLNKTVGDTVRQGDELMTLYATSADRLRTGLEASKVDKLFRIRD